One stretch of Niallia sp. XMNu-256 DNA includes these proteins:
- a CDS encoding DUF5365 family protein, translating to MKVVFASTPEQRTKIMELTKQIYCDVFPNYFTDKQIREFEKDNILRFSSNQFQQMDTLKDAYQVIASLQTIIHVLQSDNVSQYMDTYYKNISILEDYGVEFPFELKQFVDSRMDKNENISVYTKVANELLV from the coding sequence ATGAAAGTAGTATTTGCCTCAACTCCAGAGCAGAGAACGAAAATCATGGAGTTAACGAAACAAATCTATTGTGACGTTTTCCCAAATTATTTTACAGATAAACAAATTAGAGAATTTGAAAAGGATAACATCCTTCGTTTTTCGTCAAATCAATTTCAACAAATGGATACTTTGAAAGATGCTTATCAAGTCATTGCAAGCTTGCAAACGATCATTCATGTTTTACAAAGTGACAATGTGAGTCAATACATGGACACCTATTATAAAAACATTTCCATTTTAGAAGACTATGGGGTTGAATTCCCATTCGAATTGAAGCAGTTTGTTGATTCTAGAATGGATAAAAATGAAAATATAAGTGTCTACACAAAAGTAGCTAATGAGTTATT
- a CDS encoding RluA family pseudouridine synthase, with the protein MIETKRNGEWFQITIPNEWENYTVQDLFRKVWQAPKKQVHALRMEKRVFVNEKEADWTQLLRKKDTLAIRFFQNEALPYEAKFYDITILYEDDHLLVVNKPAGMDTHPNSPEQNDSLANAVAYYLQSKGEFRAFKHIHRLDRDTTGAVLFAKHAFVGALLDNMLEKREIKRTYLALIHGILKNKKGTIHKPIGRDRHHATRRRVSSSGQDAITHYRLVKVDSKRNLSLVQCMLDTGRTHQIRVHLSHIGHPLAGDLIYGGKPLFSRQALHAVKLQLTHPFTQESITCFAPFSDKPEIFPDIDPHQLP; encoded by the coding sequence ATGATTGAAACAAAACGAAATGGGGAATGGTTCCAGATTACGATTCCTAACGAATGGGAAAATTACACCGTTCAAGACTTATTTCGAAAAGTGTGGCAAGCCCCCAAAAAACAAGTACATGCTTTAAGAATGGAAAAAAGAGTGTTCGTAAACGAAAAGGAAGCCGATTGGACACAACTCCTACGCAAAAAGGATACATTGGCGATTCGTTTTTTTCAAAATGAAGCTCTTCCTTATGAAGCAAAGTTTTATGATATCACCATTTTATATGAGGATGATCACCTCTTAGTTGTAAATAAACCAGCTGGAATGGATACTCATCCCAATTCGCCAGAGCAAAACGATAGTCTAGCAAATGCAGTCGCTTATTATTTGCAAAGTAAGGGCGAGTTCCGCGCGTTCAAACATATCCATCGATTGGATCGGGATACAACGGGTGCGGTTTTATTTGCCAAGCACGCTTTTGTTGGCGCTCTTCTAGATAACATGCTTGAAAAAAGAGAAATTAAAAGGACTTATTTAGCCCTAATTCATGGAATCCTCAAGAATAAAAAAGGAACCATCCACAAACCAATTGGCCGTGACCGACATCATGCCACAAGAAGGAGAGTATCATCTAGCGGGCAAGACGCGATTACTCATTATCGATTAGTAAAGGTCGATTCTAAGCGAAACCTATCGCTTGTTCAATGTATGCTTGATACCGGAAGAACCCATCAAATCCGTGTCCATCTAAGTCATATTGGTCATCCACTTGCTGGAGATCTTATATACGGTGGAAAACCGCTTTTTTCTAGGCAAGCTTTACACGCAGTCAAACTCCAATTGACACATCCATTTACACAAGAATCAATTACATGTTTCGCTCCCTTTTCAGATAAACCAGAAATTTTCCCGGATATTGATCCGCATCAACTCCCTTAA
- a CDS encoding DUF47 domain-containing protein, whose product MFFKKRYKFSPLLMDISLNLKEATRFFSDFEIKNISDLKVLAETMKEYETKGDTYIHEVIVELNHTLMTPIDREDILALAMGMDDILDELEHCSALFEMYSITKFDDFMKRFIDSIQKCTIEIEMAIDLLTKRKLVQIRDHAIKIKDYEAKCDGIQRQSIKHLFSIEKDPIVLIQYKEIYENFENVADRCQDVANTLETIIMKNG is encoded by the coding sequence ATGTTTTTTAAGAAGAGATATAAATTTTCGCCTTTACTAATGGATATTTCTTTAAATTTAAAGGAAGCCACTCGTTTCTTCTCCGATTTTGAAATTAAAAATATTAGCGACTTAAAAGTATTAGCTGAAACGATGAAGGAATATGAAACAAAAGGGGATACCTATATTCACGAGGTGATTGTTGAGCTCAATCATACATTAATGACACCCATTGATCGCGAAGATATTCTTGCATTAGCAATGGGGATGGACGATATATTAGATGAGTTGGAACATTGCTCTGCTTTATTTGAAATGTATTCTATTACGAAGTTTGATGATTTTATGAAACGTTTCATTGATAGCATTCAAAAATGTACCATTGAAATTGAAATGGCCATCGATTTATTAACCAAAAGAAAACTTGTGCAAATTCGAGATCATGCCATCAAAATTAAAGATTATGAAGCAAAATGTGATGGCATCCAACGTCAATCAATTAAACATCTTTTCTCGATTGAAAAGGACCCGATCGTCCTTATTCAATATAAGGAGATTTATGAGAATTTTGAAAATGTCGCAGATCGCTGTCAGGATGTCGCCAATACATTAGAAACCATAATTATGAAAAATGGATAA
- a CDS encoding spore coat protein produces MMQPQNNMNQGQNMTMTGMQPTDTKHGGHELMDVHEVLSCTVSTLDQYLLFAQMAKDPELQAMINRQHQFLLDSYNLLAQCFKTGMNPSHHTTRYAMTQSNDVVYGLTASQPKKPKMNASEIGDQCITNYMLGLMKADAQALTKGALEVTNPVVRRVMADSVPNFVEMAYEIFQYQNKRGYYQVARLDQQDMETLINSYAPTNAPLQ; encoded by the coding sequence ATGATGCAACCACAAAATAATATGAACCAAGGGCAAAATATGACTATGACCGGTATGCAACCAACTGATACAAAGCATGGTGGCCATGAATTAATGGATGTTCATGAAGTATTAAGTTGTACCGTATCTACATTAGATCAATATTTACTTTTCGCACAAATGGCGAAAGATCCGGAATTACAGGCGATGATTAATCGTCAGCATCAATTCTTGCTGGATTCATATAATCTTCTTGCGCAATGTTTTAAAACGGGGATGAACCCATCTCACCATACAACAAGATATGCCATGACGCAAAGTAACGACGTTGTGTATGGATTAACAGCTAGTCAACCGAAAAAACCAAAAATGAATGCATCGGAAATCGGTGATCAATGTATTACAAATTATATGCTGGGGTTAATGAAAGCCGATGCACAGGCCTTAACCAAAGGGGCACTTGAAGTGACCAACCCTGTAGTAAGAAGGGTAATGGCGGATTCGGTACCAAACTTTGTAGAAATGGCTTATGAAATCTTCCAATACCAAAATAAACGTGGCTATTACCAAGTAGCCCGATTGGATCAGCAAGATATGGAGACGCTGATCAATAGCTATGCACCAACAAATGCTCCGTTACAATAG
- a CDS encoding YitT family protein — translation MGKKLMFYVIGIAIACLGVTFIIKSNAGAGPQDVVLLVFAEKTGLTFGTWVILSQAVFLIVGAIILKKRPQFESIITMIIWGVIVDFWGEIIFRDLSIWLHTPFLRWICFLMGVLFIGIGVGIYLTANLPAMPYDGLMVGLCEKFKINLMMSRTILEGIFILMGILIGGKIGAGTIVLVLTIGTIIQYFNGLAFKVYHFSFR, via the coding sequence ATGGGAAAGAAATTAATGTTCTATGTAATTGGGATTGCAATTGCTTGTTTAGGAGTCACATTCATTATTAAGTCAAATGCGGGGGCTGGACCACAGGATGTTGTGCTATTAGTTTTCGCTGAAAAAACAGGACTTACCTTTGGGACTTGGGTGATCCTTTCACAAGCTGTATTTTTAATTGTTGGTGCCATAATACTAAAGAAAAGGCCTCAATTTGAATCCATCATCACCATGATCATTTGGGGAGTGATTGTGGATTTTTGGGGAGAAATTATTTTTCGTGATTTGTCCATATGGCTTCATACTCCTTTTTTGCGTTGGATTTGCTTTCTCATGGGTGTTTTGTTCATTGGAATTGGGGTTGGAATTTATTTAACCGCTAATTTACCTGCGATGCCGTATGATGGTCTTATGGTAGGGTTATGTGAAAAGTTTAAGATTAATTTAATGATGTCTCGAACGATATTAGAAGGGATTTTTATTTTAATGGGAATTCTCATCGGCGGAAAAATAGGAGCAGGGACAATTGTACTCGTCCTTACCATCGGAACGATTATTCAATACTTTAATGGACTAGCCTTTAAGGTATATCATTTTTCATTTCGATAA
- the yhbH gene encoding sporulation protein YhbH — MTDNNKHQFVISKEDWSLHRKGHDDQQRHQEKVQEAIRNNLPDLITEENIVMSNGREVVKIPIRSLDEYKIRYNYDKNKHVGQGDGESKVGDVVARDGSPGQKGPGKGQGAGDQAGEDYFEAEVSLMDLEEALFKQLELPNLKRKELQEDVIEDIEFNDIRKTGLMGNIDKKRTMMSAFKRNAMSGKPKFHPIYQEDLKFKTWNEIIKPDSKAVVLAMMDTSGSMGVWEKYMARSFFFWMTRFLRSKYETVEIEFIAHHTEAKVVTEEEFFTKGESGGTICSSAYRKALELIEEKYQPNRYNIYPFHFSDGDNLTSDNARCVKLVEELIKVSSMFGYGEVNQYNRHSTLMSAYKNIKNEHFKHYILKQKADVFHAMKSFFHKEETKQNA, encoded by the coding sequence GTGACTGATAATAATAAACATCAATTTGTAATTTCGAAAGAAGATTGGTCCCTCCATCGCAAAGGCCACGATGACCAACAGAGACACCAAGAAAAGGTTCAAGAAGCGATTCGTAATAATCTCCCCGATTTAATTACAGAGGAAAATATTGTGATGTCAAACGGTCGAGAAGTGGTAAAGATTCCGATTCGTTCTCTTGATGAGTACAAAATTCGCTATAATTATGATAAGAACAAACATGTGGGCCAAGGCGACGGAGAGAGTAAAGTAGGGGATGTTGTTGCTCGTGATGGATCCCCAGGTCAAAAAGGGCCAGGTAAAGGGCAGGGTGCAGGTGACCAGGCTGGCGAAGATTATTTTGAAGCAGAAGTATCATTGATGGACTTGGAAGAAGCCTTATTCAAACAGTTGGAGCTTCCAAATTTAAAACGTAAAGAATTACAAGAAGATGTTATTGAAGATATTGAGTTCAATGACATTCGTAAAACAGGTTTAATGGGGAATATTGATAAGAAAAGAACAATGATGTCAGCATTTAAACGAAATGCCATGAGTGGAAAGCCAAAATTTCATCCGATTTATCAGGAAGATTTGAAATTTAAGACTTGGAATGAAATTATCAAGCCCGATTCCAAAGCGGTAGTTCTTGCAATGATGGATACAAGTGGTTCAATGGGAGTCTGGGAGAAGTATATGGCGAGAAGCTTTTTCTTTTGGATGACAAGATTTTTACGTTCGAAATATGAAACGGTTGAAATTGAATTCATTGCTCATCATACCGAGGCAAAGGTCGTTACGGAGGAAGAATTCTTTACAAAAGGAGAAAGTGGTGGAACGATTTGTTCTTCGGCTTATCGTAAAGCCCTCGAGTTAATTGAGGAAAAATATCAGCCAAATCGCTATAATATCTATCCATTCCACTTTTCTGATGGAGATAACTTGACTTCAGATAATGCTCGCTGTGTTAAATTAGTGGAAGAATTGATTAAAGTATCCAGCATGTTTGGATACGGCGAAGTCAACCAATATAACCGCCACTCGACTTTAATGTCCGCTTATAAAAACATTAAAAATGAGCACTTCAAACATTATATCCTCAAACAAAAAGCTGATGTTTTCCACGCGATGAAAAGTTTCTTTCACAAAGAAGAAACAAAACAAAATGCTTAA